The following are encoded together in the Bradyrhizobium algeriense genome:
- a CDS encoding oligopeptide/dipeptide ABC transporter ATP-binding protein, protein MHESAQRPGDDVILSVKDLAVHFPVGGGLLGGGRRLLRAVDGIDLELKRGECLGLVGESGCGKSTVALSILGLQMPTRGRIVLDGQIVTGRQSGDRKALARIVQMVFQDPYASLNPRQTVRRTLEAPLRLHGVTAKSEIDGRVAAMLRHVGLRPEQAGRYPHEFSGGQRQRIGIARALILNPKIVICDEPVSALDVSIRAQIINLLLELKETLGLSYIMISHDLGVVEHMSDRVAVMYLGRIVETGDWREIFERPAHPYTQTLIAAIPDPLRRAPLATTKGEPPNPLSPPDGCAFSPRCRYAEAVCHREPGPSLETRPDGHSVRCWRADEIAGQTTLTSMESEHP, encoded by the coding sequence ATGCATGAATCTGCGCAGAGACCTGGCGACGATGTCATCCTCAGCGTGAAGGATCTCGCGGTCCATTTTCCGGTTGGCGGCGGCTTGCTGGGTGGCGGCCGGCGGCTGTTGCGTGCGGTCGACGGCATCGATCTCGAACTGAAGCGCGGTGAATGCCTCGGTCTGGTCGGCGAATCCGGTTGCGGCAAGTCGACCGTCGCGCTTTCGATACTTGGCCTGCAGATGCCGACGCGGGGCCGCATCGTGCTGGACGGGCAGATCGTGACGGGCCGGCAATCGGGCGATCGAAAGGCATTGGCCCGCATCGTACAAATGGTGTTTCAGGACCCCTACGCCTCGCTCAATCCACGCCAGACCGTTCGTCGCACGCTTGAAGCCCCGCTACGCCTGCATGGCGTGACGGCCAAAAGCGAGATCGACGGGCGCGTTGCGGCGATGCTCAGGCATGTGGGCCTCCGGCCCGAACAGGCCGGCCGCTACCCGCATGAATTCTCGGGCGGCCAGCGTCAGCGCATCGGCATTGCTCGCGCGCTGATCCTCAATCCCAAAATTGTCATCTGTGACGAACCTGTATCGGCGCTGGATGTCTCCATCCGTGCCCAGATCATCAATCTGCTGTTGGAATTGAAGGAAACTCTCGGCCTCTCCTACATCATGATCAGCCACGACCTCGGTGTTGTCGAGCACATGAGCGACAGGGTCGCCGTGATGTATCTCGGCCGCATTGTGGAGACAGGCGACTGGCGCGAAATCTTCGAACGACCGGCGCACCCGTATACGCAAACCCTTATCGCCGCCATTCCCGATCCGCTACGCCGCGCACCGCTCGCGACGACAAAGGGCGAGCCTCCCAATCCGCTAAGTCCGCCAGACGGATGTGCGTTCAGTCCGCGCTGTCGTTACGCCGAAGCCGTGTGTCATCGTGAGCCTGGGCCATCGCTTGAAACGCGTCCCGACGGACACTCGGTCCGCTGTTGGCGAGCTGACGAGATTGCCGGTCAGACGACGTTGACTTCGATGGAAAGCGAGCATCCCTAG
- a CDS encoding fatty acid desaturase, which translates to MLSNYSTPSRLRSIAELAITALPLVMLWAAAWFTFSLGHAWASLLIAIPAAGFLVRLFMIQHDCGHGTFFAGRLANDWVGRVIGVLTLTPYDCWRRSHAIHHATTGNLDRRGIGDLDTLTVREYRALPWWGRLKYRLYRHPLIMFGVGPAYLFLLQQRLPVGLMRNGWQPWASTMATNLAIAVIVAVLTWFIGIKAFLLVHLPITLLAGTAGVWLFYVQHQFEHTMWDRDDSWDLRQAALHGSSHYELPALLRWFTANIGIHHVHHLSSRIPYYRLPRVLHDHPELRDVGRITLLQSFQCVRLVLWDEAQRRLVSFREI; encoded by the coding sequence ATCTTGAGCAACTACAGCACCCCAAGTCGGCTGCGCAGCATTGCCGAACTGGCGATCACGGCCCTGCCGCTGGTGATGCTGTGGGCCGCGGCCTGGTTCACGTTCTCCCTCGGCCATGCCTGGGCGTCATTACTTATCGCTATTCCGGCGGCCGGCTTTCTCGTGCGCCTGTTCATGATCCAGCACGACTGCGGTCACGGCACCTTTTTTGCCGGCCGTCTGGCGAATGACTGGGTCGGCCGCGTCATTGGCGTGCTCACGCTCACGCCCTACGACTGCTGGCGCCGCTCGCATGCGATTCATCATGCCACCACCGGCAACCTCGATCGCCGCGGTATCGGCGATCTCGATACGCTGACCGTGCGCGAATACCGGGCGCTTCCCTGGTGGGGCCGTCTGAAATACCGCCTTTACCGCCACCCGCTGATCATGTTCGGGGTCGGGCCGGCCTATCTGTTTCTTTTGCAACAGAGGCTCCCGGTCGGCCTCATGCGCAATGGTTGGCAGCCCTGGGCCAGTACAATGGCAACCAATCTCGCGATTGCCGTGATCGTCGCCGTGCTCACATGGTTTATCGGCATCAAGGCGTTCCTGCTCGTGCACCTTCCGATTACGCTCCTGGCCGGCACGGCCGGCGTATGGCTGTTCTACGTGCAGCATCAGTTTGAGCATACGATGTGGGACCGCGACGACAGCTGGGACCTGCGTCAAGCCGCGCTGCACGGCAGCTCACATTATGAACTGCCGGCGCTGCTACGCTGGTTCACGGCCAACATCGGCATTCACCACGTGCATCACCTCAGCAGTCGTATTCCCTATTACCGGCTGCCGCGCGTGCTGCACGACCATCCTGAGCTGCGCGACGTCGGTCGCATCACGCTCCTGCAGAGCTTTCAGTGTGTACGGCTTGTATTGTGGGACGAGGCGCAGCGCCGCCTGGTGTCGTTCCGGGAAATCTGA
- a CDS encoding ABC transporter permease, whose amino-acid sequence MKLGASLIIGGALFALAIFVGLFAPWLAHTDPVMDANLLNAEEPPSWIWWFGTDAQGRDIYSRVVHGARISLTVGIVSQLVNSVIGVTLGVTAGYWGGWWDDVVNGLTNLMLAIPSLIFALAIMAVLGPGLTSLLIALGLTNWSFTCRIARASTLSLKSQGYVQAARVLGYGDLRIMITQLLPNMLGPIIVIGTLGMGGAVLAEAALSFLGLGIRPPYPSWGSMLSEARDQITTAPWLSIFPGLAIFLTVLGLNLLGDGLRDVLDPQSRSRRT is encoded by the coding sequence ATGAAGCTCGGAGCCAGTCTCATCATCGGCGGGGCGTTGTTCGCGCTTGCGATCTTCGTCGGCCTGTTTGCGCCCTGGCTGGCGCATACCGATCCTGTCATGGATGCCAATTTGCTGAATGCGGAAGAGCCACCGAGCTGGATCTGGTGGTTCGGCACCGACGCGCAGGGCCGCGACATTTATTCCCGCGTCGTGCACGGCGCGCGCATCTCGCTGACGGTCGGCATCGTCTCGCAGTTGGTCAACAGCGTCATCGGTGTGACACTGGGCGTGACCGCAGGCTATTGGGGCGGCTGGTGGGACGACGTCGTCAATGGCCTGACCAATCTGATGCTCGCGATCCCCTCGCTGATCTTCGCGCTTGCCATCATGGCGGTCCTTGGACCCGGCCTGACCAGCCTGCTCATCGCGCTCGGGTTGACCAACTGGTCGTTCACTTGCCGGATAGCACGGGCGTCGACGCTGTCGCTCAAGAGCCAGGGCTATGTCCAGGCGGCAAGGGTGCTCGGCTACGGCGATCTGCGCATCATGATCACGCAGCTGCTGCCGAACATGCTGGGACCGATCATTGTCATCGGCACACTGGGCATGGGCGGCGCGGTATTGGCCGAAGCCGCGCTTTCGTTCCTTGGCCTCGGAATCCGCCCGCCCTATCCAAGCTGGGGCAGCATGCTGTCAGAGGCCCGCGACCAGATCACAACGGCGCCGTGGCTCTCGATTTTCCCCGGCCTCGCCATATTCTTGACGGTGCTCGGCCTGAATCTGCTCGGCGATGGCTTGCGTGACGTTCTCGATCCACAGTCGCGGAGCCGACGCACATGA
- a CDS encoding ABC transporter permease translates to MLAFLIRRILQTVPTVLAVVLVIFVLFSVVPGSIVSSMSDDGRGAADPQVAERMKKQLGLDDPVYVRFGAYIARLATGDLGTSFRTREPVTTMIAKRMWPTLQLIFAAMMFAIVIGVPLGFIAALQPGGIVDTISMVVAVSGLSMAKFWLGLLLMYLFALKLGWLPSFGYGDGGLKYLILPAVTLGVSPMALLARTTRAAVLEIMTADFVRTARSKGMSETRVVKWHVMRNALVIILTTIGLQFGALMGQAVVVEKLFSWPGIGSLLVDSVLQRDIPAVQGSIFVVVLFFLAINLLIDVLYGVIDPRIRYA, encoded by the coding sequence ATGCTCGCCTTCCTGATCCGTCGAATCCTGCAAACCGTTCCGACCGTGCTGGCTGTCGTGCTGGTGATCTTTGTGCTGTTCAGCGTCGTTCCGGGCAGTATCGTATCGAGCATGAGCGATGACGGCCGGGGTGCGGCGGACCCGCAGGTCGCGGAGCGCATGAAAAAGCAGCTCGGCCTCGACGATCCCGTCTACGTCCGCTTCGGCGCCTACATTGCCAGGCTCGCGACAGGCGATTTGGGGACGTCGTTCCGGACGCGCGAGCCGGTCACGACCATGATCGCCAAACGAATGTGGCCAACGTTGCAATTGATATTTGCCGCCATGATGTTTGCGATTGTGATCGGCGTACCGCTCGGGTTCATCGCAGCGCTCCAGCCGGGCGGCATCGTCGACACGATCTCAATGGTCGTGGCGGTCTCCGGCCTTTCAATGGCTAAATTCTGGCTCGGGCTGCTGCTGATGTACCTGTTTGCGTTGAAACTCGGCTGGCTGCCGAGTTTTGGCTATGGCGATGGAGGGCTCAAATATCTGATCCTGCCTGCGGTGACGCTCGGTGTCTCGCCAATGGCGCTGCTGGCACGGACGACGCGCGCGGCGGTTCTCGAGATCATGACCGCGGATTTTGTCCGGACGGCGCGCTCGAAGGGCATGAGCGAGACCCGGGTCGTGAAGTGGCATGTGATGCGCAATGCTCTCGTCATCATTCTCACGACGATCGGCCTGCAATTCGGCGCGTTGATGGGACAGGCGGTCGTGGTCGAGAAATTGTTCTCCTGGCCGGGCATCGGCTCGCTGCTCGTCGACAGTGTGCTGCAGCGTGACATTCCCGCTGTCCAGGGCTCTATTTTCGTTGTGGTGCTGTTCTTTCTCGCGATCAATTTGTTGATTGACGTGCTCTATGGCGTGATCGATCCCAGGATCAGATACGCATGA
- a CDS encoding YqcI/YcgG family protein: MGAPELQFPLHHSRLSRYSPGFTITFQPRWVFDKIGAGTVAGDSARAEIRRRLESYDSVAPFPRLGAYGEEDNREWEQYFLPDDNAVTNRNCPMVVTNRARQRIVAA, from the coding sequence TTGGGAGCGCCAGAACTACAATTCCCCCTGCACCATTCTCGACTCAGCAGATATTCGCCCGGCTTCACGATTACCTTCCAGCCCCGCTGGGTGTTCGACAAGATAGGCGCCGGGACGGTTGCAGGGGATAGCGCGCGAGCCGAAATCCGCCGTCGCCTCGAGTCTTACGATTCGGTCGCTCCTTTTCCACGCCTCGGTGCCTACGGCGAGGAGGATAACCGTGAGTGGGAGCAGTACTTCCTGCCCGACGACAACGCCGTGACGAACCGTAATTGCCCGATGGTCGTAACAAACCGAGCCAGGCAACGCATTGTTGCCGCATAG
- a CDS encoding ABC transporter ATP-binding protein, with protein MTSPPLLEVEDLRIDLNDRSGHVAAVEGVSFRIDRGETFGLVGESGCGKSITALALIGLLRQPLSIGAGAIRFDGREIQRLAAAEQRALRGNRIAMIFQEPMTALNPVSPVGRQIAEMFVLHKGKNWREANQLAVEALASVRVPAPERRVKDYPHQLSGGMRQRVMIAIALACGPDLLIADEPTTALDVTVQAEIIELMRNLCAERGTAILMISHDLGLVANVCRRVAVMYAGRIVEERGSADIFRVCAHPYTQGLVDSLPRLGSRAALGRTRLREIAGVVPAIADFPDGCRFNPRCARATDICRAIAPETTLLGAGGLVRCHHHA; from the coding sequence ATGACGAGCCCTCCTCTGCTCGAAGTCGAGGATTTACGCATCGATCTCAACGACCGATCCGGCCATGTCGCGGCGGTCGAGGGCGTTTCATTCCGCATCGATCGTGGCGAGACATTCGGCCTTGTCGGCGAATCCGGCTGCGGCAAGAGTATTACAGCTCTCGCTCTGATCGGCCTGTTGCGCCAGCCGCTTTCGATCGGTGCCGGTGCCATACGATTTGACGGCCGGGAGATCCAGAGACTTGCCGCGGCCGAGCAACGCGCGTTGCGCGGCAATCGCATCGCCATGATCTTCCAGGAGCCGATGACGGCGCTTAATCCGGTTTCCCCTGTTGGCCGGCAGATCGCGGAGATGTTCGTGCTGCACAAGGGCAAGAACTGGCGGGAAGCCAACCAACTGGCCGTCGAGGCGCTGGCGAGCGTCCGCGTCCCCGCACCCGAGCGACGGGTGAAGGATTACCCGCACCAGCTTTCGGGCGGCATGCGTCAACGCGTGATGATCGCCATCGCACTCGCATGCGGGCCGGATCTTCTGATCGCCGACGAGCCGACAACCGCGCTCGACGTGACGGTGCAGGCGGAGATCATCGAGCTGATGCGGAATTTATGCGCCGAGCGAGGTACGGCGATTTTGATGATCAGCCACGATCTGGGCCTGGTCGCCAACGTCTGCCGCCGCGTCGCCGTCATGTATGCCGGTCGCATTGTCGAGGAGCGCGGCTCGGCCGATATCTTCCGCGTATGCGCGCATCCCTATACGCAAGGCCTGGTCGACTCGCTGCCGCGGCTGGGGAGTCGCGCAGCTCTTGGCCGGACGCGGCTCAGGGAGATCGCGGGCGTCGTACCGGCGATCGCGGATTTCCCGGACGGTTGCCGGTTCAATCCGCGTTGCGCGCGGGCGACCGACATTTGCCGGGCCATCGCGCCGGAGACGACATTGCTCGGTGCAGGCGGACTAGTCAGGTGCCATCACCATGCATGA
- a CDS encoding helix-turn-helix domain-containing protein, translating into MHISEICAQFNVSRRSLHRAFYDMLGLGPVTFLRRKRLCAIHSALRDNTPAIATIGEIAMQHGFIELGRFSHYYRSLFGEYPSETLHASKRISRGIDRRRALATG; encoded by the coding sequence GTGCACATTTCGGAAATCTGCGCCCAGTTCAACGTCTCGCGGCGCAGCCTGCACCGGGCGTTCTACGACATGCTGGGTTTGGGACCGGTTACTTTCCTCCGCCGCAAGCGGCTCTGCGCGATCCACTCCGCGCTACGAGACAACACCCCCGCCATCGCCACCATCGGCGAGATCGCCATGCAACACGGCTTCATCGAACTCGGCCGCTTCTCGCACTACTACCGATCGCTGTTCGGCGAATATCCTTCGGAAACGCTGCATGCGTCAAAACGCATTTCGCGCGGAATCGACCGCCGGAGGGCTCTCGCCACCGGATGA
- a CDS encoding MFS transporter, whose product MQPKPHDAIAPISRRDLIAWTCVSIAYAVAFLQRVCPQTIVDDLARDFGVGADGLGIIASAYFIGYMLMQFPAGVLVDTYGVRRLVIWSLAASSSGTLLFAAAPNVPIAFLARLIIACGDALIFTALIKLVAQQFRERQFGIMLGLSQLSGYAGGVLAATPLALTVAWIGWRASFAGIGVFCFFNLVLAASILPVRVSTAKPPVLSAILFSALAELKSRESWGCLLTFSSHFVAVTTISGVWGVPLLTDAYGLERHNATTALVLFMVGCMVGSVVFGHFVDRIQSLARAHILMCLLRSGCLALLIPTIGTAIGLEAVFGAFVILGLVAGGMTPMILKAVRNIYSVARLGTGAAINTTSAGLLTASLQPVLGYALSASWSGMQRNGVPVYSAAGYNAVVLILAFVSLLGIAGVLLMRRRI is encoded by the coding sequence ATGCAACCCAAACCTCATGACGCCATCGCCCCGATTTCTCGGCGCGATCTTATCGCTTGGACTTGCGTATCGATCGCCTACGCCGTCGCTTTTTTGCAGCGCGTTTGCCCGCAGACCATCGTCGACGATCTGGCGCGCGATTTCGGCGTAGGTGCCGACGGACTAGGGATCATCGCATCGGCGTACTTCATCGGCTACATGCTGATGCAGTTTCCCGCCGGCGTGCTGGTGGATACATATGGTGTCAGGAGGCTCGTCATCTGGAGTCTCGCAGCATCCTCCTCTGGAACCTTGCTGTTCGCCGCCGCCCCCAATGTCCCGATTGCATTTCTCGCGCGGCTTATCATCGCCTGCGGTGATGCGCTGATCTTCACGGCGCTCATCAAGCTCGTAGCGCAGCAATTCCGGGAGCGGCAATTCGGGATCATGTTGGGCCTTTCGCAATTATCCGGCTACGCAGGTGGCGTCTTGGCGGCCACACCGCTTGCACTTACCGTGGCATGGATCGGCTGGCGCGCCAGCTTTGCGGGCATCGGCGTGTTTTGCTTTTTCAACCTTGTTCTTGCCGCCTCCATCCTGCCGGTGCGAGTTTCGACGGCCAAGCCGCCGGTTCTCTCGGCCATCCTGTTTTCGGCATTGGCCGAGTTAAAGAGCCGAGAAAGCTGGGGATGTCTGCTGACATTTTCATCGCATTTTGTTGCCGTCACGACCATCTCAGGCGTTTGGGGTGTTCCATTGCTTACGGACGCCTACGGACTGGAGCGGCACAACGCCACGACCGCACTGGTGTTGTTTATGGTTGGCTGTATGGTCGGTTCTGTAGTGTTCGGGCACTTTGTGGACAGGATCCAATCCTTGGCGCGTGCGCACATCCTGATGTGCCTGCTTCGTTCGGGCTGCCTGGCGCTGCTGATACCGACAATCGGAACTGCTATCGGCCTCGAAGCGGTTTTCGGAGCGTTCGTGATCCTGGGCCTGGTGGCCGGAGGCATGACTCCCATGATTCTAAAGGCGGTGAGAAATATCTATTCCGTTGCGCGCCTCGGCACCGGCGCAGCCATCAACACGACTTCAGCCGGATTGCTGACCGCGTCCCTGCAGCCAGTCCTAGGGTATGCTCTCAGCGCGAGCTGGAGTGGCATGCAACGGAATGGAGTCCCCGTCTATTCTGCGGCCGGATACAATGCCGTCGTTCTGATACTGGCATTCGTCTCTCTTCTCGGAATCGCCGGGGTACTGCTCATGAGGCGGCGGATTTGA
- a CDS encoding cupin domain-containing protein, with protein MSVEFQHSVRPTLEAAVQELLPETGSIEVQRDTSGRRHDWHTHQTDETLLIIDGELSFESELGLKVCRPGDRILLPQGVRHASTAGVDGCIYLIALRRVSSARDANIRREH; from the coding sequence ATGTCTGTCGAATTTCAACATAGCGTTCGCCCCACGCTCGAGGCCGCCGTCCAGGAGCTTCTACCTGAGACCGGCTCCATCGAAGTTCAACGCGATACATCTGGTCGTCGCCACGATTGGCATACACATCAAACGGACGAAACCCTGCTGATCATCGACGGCGAATTGTCCTTTGAAAGCGAGCTGGGACTGAAGGTCTGCCGGCCTGGAGATCGTATACTGTTGCCGCAAGGCGTACGTCACGCGTCCACGGCCGGCGTCGATGGTTGTATCTATCTTATCGCATTACGCCGGGTGTCCAGCGCTCGTGACGCGAACATTCGACGGGAGCATTAG
- a CDS encoding ABC transporter substrate-binding protein, with translation MMFKKIAIVAGLGLALAATAEAQTPRKGGTIRMTAPYGSSFSSMDIHTTQRAQDEIFAKGLHRSLYFWDSAEGKPVPELAKEVTVSGGGLVYTFKLRDDAYFHHGRKMTADDVIWSFNRIMDGSKAYPGARFVRVIEGAAEVEKGQAKEISGLKKIDDFTLEMKLTEKVDPGFYFFTAITSIYPADEGAKEGFIQKPIGLGPFKFVEHVPGSRVVLERWDRFYKPGKPYADKLIVSTMGEAAARDVAFRNKEIDTSVLGPAQYVAYQADPNLKGTIAEVAEVFTRHMGMNPGFKPFADKRVRQAINHAIDTDLIISKLVKGKAYRATSWLPLTSTSPLYDKTMKPYAFDPAKAKQLLADAGYPTGFEFEWTTSQNESWGLPIVEAIIPMLDRVGIKVKVKQVETAVLAEVLRKGDFQAYVYSMATGPDPQAALKCFYSSTPQSACNYTTFKNADFDKMIDEAGQTDDAAKRVQLLQKANALLYDEAPVWFFNYNKAVMAVQPWLKGIQLNATELTHQNVEDLWVDETSPAK, from the coding sequence ATGATGTTCAAGAAGATTGCGATCGTGGCTGGTTTGGGACTGGCACTCGCCGCCACGGCGGAGGCCCAGACACCGCGCAAGGGCGGAACCATTCGTATGACGGCGCCCTATGGCTCCAGTTTCTCCAGCATGGACATCCATACGACACAGCGCGCCCAGGACGAGATATTCGCCAAAGGCCTGCATCGCTCGCTCTACTTCTGGGATTCCGCTGAGGGCAAGCCGGTTCCGGAGCTTGCCAAGGAGGTCACCGTCTCGGGCGGAGGTCTCGTTTACACCTTCAAGCTGCGCGACGACGCCTATTTCCATCACGGCCGCAAGATGACGGCGGATGACGTCATCTGGAGCTTCAATCGCATCATGGACGGCTCCAAGGCCTATCCCGGGGCGCGTTTTGTCCGCGTGATCGAGGGCGCGGCCGAGGTCGAGAAGGGCCAGGCCAAGGAAATCTCCGGCCTGAAGAAAATCGACGACTTCACGCTTGAAATGAAGCTGACCGAGAAGGTCGATCCAGGCTTCTACTTCTTCACCGCGATAACTTCCATCTATCCCGCCGACGAAGGCGCGAAGGAGGGCTTCATCCAGAAGCCGATCGGTCTTGGGCCGTTCAAATTCGTCGAGCATGTGCCGGGATCGCGCGTCGTTCTGGAGCGGTGGGACAGGTTCTACAAGCCCGGCAAGCCGTATGCCGACAAGCTCATCGTCTCGACCATGGGCGAAGCCGCGGCGCGCGACGTCGCCTTCCGCAACAAGGAAATCGACACCTCTGTGCTCGGGCCCGCGCAATACGTCGCCTATCAGGCCGACCCCAACCTCAAGGGCACTATCGCTGAAGTCGCCGAGGTCTTCACGCGTCACATGGGGATGAATCCGGGATTCAAACCGTTTGCCGACAAGCGGGTCCGGCAGGCGATCAACCATGCGATCGACACCGACCTGATCATCAGCAAGCTGGTCAAAGGCAAGGCCTATCGCGCCACTAGCTGGCTGCCTCTGACCTCGACCTCGCCGCTCTACGACAAGACGATGAAGCCCTACGCCTTCGATCCCGCGAAGGCGAAGCAGTTGCTTGCGGACGCCGGCTATCCCACCGGCTTTGAATTCGAATGGACGACGAGCCAGAATGAAAGCTGGGGCCTGCCGATCGTCGAGGCCATTATTCCGATGTTGGACAGAGTGGGCATCAAGGTGAAGGTCAAGCAGGTCGAGACCGCGGTGCTGGCGGAGGTCCTTCGCAAGGGCGACTTCCAGGCCTATGTCTATTCCATGGCGACCGGCCCGGATCCCCAGGCAGCGCTGAAATGCTTCTACTCATCCACACCGCAATCAGCCTGCAACTACACGACCTTCAAGAACGCGGACTTCGACAAGATGATCGATGAGGCCGGTCAGACCGACGACGCCGCCAAGCGCGTCCAGCTGCTGCAAAAGGCCAATGCCCTGCTCTATGACGAAGCGCCGGTCTGGTTCTTCAACTATAACAAGGCGGTCATGGCGGTGCAGCCGTGGCTCAAGGGGATTCAGTTGAACGCGACGGAACTGACCCATCAAAACGTCGAAGACCTCTGGGTCGACGAAACCTCGCCCGCGAAGTGA
- a CDS encoding amidohydrolase family protein, with translation MPIIDSQVHAYEANSPKRPWHSVPNWPDHVTGDEMVAAMDKVGVDGAIFISAFSLYRYDASYAVEVQRAHPGRLAIVKPVDPDDPGVADVVADWKKTRGTVGIRIMLTKEARRAPDHPGLDRIARAAVRHDFPVNLLCWDNLDAGRALIDRHPDTRFIIDHLGILQPRVPPAPPEPWADLPKVLELAKRPNAVIKVSGACTLSREPYPFPDIWDPLARVFDAWGFDRCLWGTDWTRAFAVVNYEQAVEPFRKTSRLSDAERAMLMGGASVKAYGWSPKKE, from the coding sequence ATGCCGATCATCGATTCCCAGGTCCATGCCTACGAGGCGAACAGTCCGAAGCGGCCTTGGCACAGTGTGCCGAACTGGCCCGATCACGTCACGGGTGACGAGATGGTGGCGGCAATGGACAAGGTTGGCGTCGACGGCGCGATCTTCATCTCCGCCTTTTCGTTGTACCGCTACGACGCCAGCTATGCCGTGGAAGTGCAGCGGGCCCATCCCGGTCGGCTCGCCATCGTCAAGCCGGTCGACCCTGACGATCCCGGCGTGGCCGACGTCGTCGCGGACTGGAAGAAGACGCGGGGCACGGTCGGCATCCGCATCATGCTGACGAAGGAGGCGAGGCGCGCGCCTGATCACCCCGGCCTCGACCGGATCGCGCGCGCGGCGGTTCGCCATGATTTTCCGGTCAACCTCCTGTGCTGGGACAATCTGGACGCGGGCAGGGCGCTGATCGATCGCCATCCCGATACGCGGTTCATCATCGATCATCTGGGCATCCTGCAGCCACGCGTGCCGCCGGCGCCGCCCGAGCCTTGGGCCGATCTTCCGAAGGTGCTCGAGCTGGCCAAGCGACCGAACGCCGTGATCAAGGTCAGCGGCGCCTGCACGCTGTCCCGCGAGCCGTATCCTTTCCCTGATATTTGGGACCCGCTCGCCCGCGTGTTCGATGCCTGGGGCTTCGATCGCTGCTTGTGGGGCACGGACTGGACGCGGGCGTTTGCCGTCGTCAACTACGAGCAGGCCGTCGAGCCCTTCCGCAAGACCAGCCGCCTGAGCGACGCCGAGCGGGCCATGCTGATGGGCGGTGCCTCCGTCAAGGCTTATGGCTGGTCGCCGAAGAAAGAATAG
- a CDS encoding DUF2846 domain-containing protein, with amino-acid sequence MRRLVVWACVFCVVAQFGGCKSSTVSEVALEPPPQTKPRDARLARLYFLREKGLPGAEVGIKVDGKPAGSVTKGFYFFSEKPPGRYRIACVNPIMMDYEAEIEIEAGKTYYFGVGTPQVAAPGQNLLNQALAGSSGEQMRPTSALMAGFSGAALYQIDAAEGAAVISQLKPQ; translated from the coding sequence ATGCGGCGTCTTGTGGTGTGGGCTTGTGTGTTCTGCGTTGTTGCTCAGTTCGGTGGATGCAAATCATCGACGGTTTCCGAAGTGGCGCTTGAACCTCCGCCTCAAACCAAGCCGCGGGATGCGCGGCTCGCGCGATTATATTTTCTGCGCGAGAAGGGACTTCCCGGCGCTGAGGTAGGAATCAAGGTCGATGGCAAGCCGGCTGGTTCGGTAACCAAGGGGTTCTATTTCTTTTCAGAAAAACCGCCGGGAAGATACCGGATAGCCTGCGTCAATCCGATCATGATGGATTATGAAGCCGAAATAGAAATTGAGGCTGGAAAGACCTACTATTTCGGCGTCGGTACGCCACAGGTGGCAGCACCCGGTCAAAATCTTCTCAATCAGGCTCTTGCCGGCAGCAGCGGAGAGCAAATGCGGCCGACGTCCGCGCTCATGGCCGGCTTTTCCGGCGCCGCCCTCTATCAAATCGATGCAGCCGAGGGAGCTGCCGTCATCAGCCAGTTGAAGCCGCAATAG